Proteins found in one Afipia sp. P52-10 genomic segment:
- a CDS encoding ABC transporter permease, which translates to MIGLLRSFASRPSTLLGLSVFLAVIAIAVAADLLYPGNPFRMVARPNLPPMSAGYLLGTDMLGRDLTAAVVHGSRVTLTIAGFATLLAVAIGTVIGALSGYYGALVDDASMRVTEFFQAIPSFLFAIVLVAVVSPSRLSVIVAIAIVSWPSVARLVRAEVLSLRTRDFVRAAKVGGLSDTRILFTHVLPNTMSPLLVSASVVMATSILIESGISFLGLGDRNAVSWGYLIGTGRTAIRVNWWLSAFPGFAIFLTVWSLNLVGDGLSTWLDPRKTQAARA; encoded by the coding sequence ATGATCGGCCTGCTACGAAGCTTCGCGTCGCGGCCCTCGACACTGCTCGGCCTGTCGGTCTTTCTTGCCGTCATAGCGATCGCAGTGGCCGCTGACCTTCTATATCCCGGCAATCCGTTCCGGATGGTCGCTCGTCCAAACCTGCCGCCGATGTCAGCCGGCTATCTGCTGGGCACCGACATGCTCGGCCGCGACCTGACGGCAGCAGTTGTTCATGGCTCCCGCGTGACGCTGACGATTGCCGGTTTCGCAACCCTTTTAGCCGTCGCCATCGGCACCGTCATAGGCGCGCTATCCGGGTACTACGGCGCCCTCGTTGACGACGCGAGCATGCGCGTGACCGAGTTTTTCCAGGCCATTCCGAGCTTTCTGTTCGCCATTGTCCTGGTCGCCGTCGTATCGCCGTCGCGCCTGTCCGTCATAGTGGCCATCGCCATCGTCAGTTGGCCTTCGGTCGCGCGCCTCGTCCGCGCAGAGGTCCTCAGCCTGCGCACCCGCGACTTCGTGCGTGCTGCCAAGGTTGGCGGCCTGTCCGACACGCGCATTCTCTTCACCCATGTTCTGCCGAACACCATGTCGCCACTGCTTGTCAGTGCCTCGGTGGTGATGGCGACCTCGATTCTCATCGAGTCCGGCATCAGCTTTCTCGGCCTGGGGGACCGCAACGCCGTCTCCTGGGGCTACCTGATCGGAACCGGCCGGACCGCTATCCGCGTCAACTGGTGGCTCTCGGCATTTCCAGGGTTCGCGATCTTTCTCACGGTGTGGTCGCTCAACCTCGTCGGCGACGGCCTAAGCACCTGGCTCGATCCGCGCAAAACGCAAGCGGCCCGCGCATGA
- a CDS encoding ABC transporter permease, producing the protein MNLERIQFLFWRLVKSLAVLLAVIVLNFGILRLAPGDPALVLAGEQGAADAAFVDQIRKDFGLDRSIPEQLGVYIRSLATLDLGLSFRERRPIWDIISERLPATLLLTLTAFILSLLIGIPLGALAARKPHGTLDVVLTTISTAFFAMPLFWTGLLAIILFSVWLNWLPSYGMVTVGAPLSGFAMLKDIIAHLTLPALTLALFYISIYLRITRAAVIDVMGSDYVRTARAIGLPAGRIWRQHILRNALLPVITFASLQAGHLIGGSIVIETVFAWPGIGRLAFDALLQRDYNLLLSVFFVSSVVVMAFNFLADILYVLVDPRIEAGAPTT; encoded by the coding sequence GTGAATCTCGAACGTATCCAGTTTCTGTTCTGGCGGCTGGTGAAAAGCCTAGCGGTCCTGCTTGCCGTCATCGTCCTGAACTTCGGCATCTTGCGACTGGCGCCGGGCGATCCGGCGCTGGTTCTCGCCGGCGAACAAGGGGCCGCCGACGCAGCCTTCGTCGATCAGATCCGCAAGGATTTCGGTCTGGATCGATCGATCCCTGAACAGCTCGGCGTCTACATTCGCTCGCTGGCGACGCTCGATCTCGGACTATCGTTCCGTGAGCGGCGACCGATCTGGGATATCATCAGCGAACGCCTGCCCGCGACGCTACTGCTGACGCTCACGGCCTTCATCCTGTCGCTTCTGATCGGCATACCGCTCGGCGCCTTGGCGGCACGAAAGCCACACGGCACGCTTGATGTCGTCCTGACGACCATCTCGACGGCATTCTTCGCCATGCCGCTGTTCTGGACCGGCCTGCTGGCGATCATCCTGTTTTCAGTTTGGCTCAACTGGCTCCCCTCCTACGGGATGGTTACAGTTGGCGCGCCGCTAAGCGGATTTGCAATGCTCAAGGACATCATTGCGCACCTGACGTTGCCGGCCCTCACCCTCGCTCTCTTCTATATCTCGATCTATCTGCGCATCACCCGTGCCGCCGTCATCGATGTCATGGGCAGCGATTATGTCCGGACGGCACGGGCCATCGGCCTTCCTGCCGGACGGATCTGGCGCCAGCACATTCTGCGGAACGCGTTGCTGCCGGTCATTACCTTTGCCTCGCTGCAGGCGGGTCATCTGATCGGCGGCTCGATCGTCATTGAAACCGTGTTTGCTTGGCCCGGAATTGGCCGCCTCGCCTTCGACGCGCTATTGCAGCGCGACTATAACCTGTTGCTTTCGGTGTTCTTTGTCTCGTCGGTTGTCGTGATGGCGTTCAACTTCCTTGCCGATATCCTCTACGTGCTGGTCGATCCACGCATTGAGGCCGGAGCCCCCACGACATGA
- a CDS encoding aminotransferase class I/II-fold pyridoxal phosphate-dependent enzyme produces the protein MSEFAELGMWYGLRGARVGQCVTTLPNPKFTMHDSEYVSFSTNNYLGIASCPRMKAAAIAGVQAYGVGNCESRLLSGNLQIYNDLEEKLARSKGQTRALLFATGYLANLGTLSTLPRAASFARPLGFSPSRDHSYAYFSDEFNHISIREGIKASGAARATYRHLDLSHLSDLLQRSKATTKIIVTDGVFSQDGDIAPIPELLQLAERHDALLYIDDAHGTGILGPHGHGVLDHFGVSSDRIIYMGTLSKAYGAIGGFVATNAVIVEILRLTCSAYGFTSTLPPDQALAVKAAIDIVADEPERRERLWTNQRHFVKRMSHLDDVLLATETPIVPVLVRDAEKADQITALLHEERIHVDAIKFPAVAVDGARIRIQINADHSIEDIDRLVAILSDNTDLLASVSPMRLRRASRR, from the coding sequence GTGAGCGAATTTGCAGAGTTGGGCATGTGGTACGGCCTGCGTGGTGCACGTGTCGGTCAATGCGTGACGACGCTGCCCAACCCAAAGTTCACGATGCACGACTCAGAGTATGTTTCCTTCAGCACGAACAACTATCTGGGCATTGCGTCGTGTCCGCGGATGAAGGCCGCGGCGATTGCCGGCGTTCAAGCCTATGGCGTCGGCAACTGTGAATCGCGGTTGCTCTCCGGAAACCTGCAGATCTACAACGATCTTGAGGAGAAGCTTGCCCGCTCGAAGGGGCAAACCCGCGCGCTGCTGTTCGCGACGGGATACCTCGCCAATCTTGGCACGCTGTCGACGCTTCCGCGTGCGGCCTCCTTTGCGCGACCGCTCGGATTTTCTCCGTCGCGAGATCATTCCTACGCCTATTTCAGCGACGAGTTCAATCACATCAGCATTCGCGAAGGCATCAAGGCCTCTGGCGCAGCGCGTGCAACGTATCGGCATCTTGATCTGTCGCATCTGAGCGATCTGCTGCAGCGCTCCAAGGCCACGACCAAGATCATCGTGACGGACGGGGTGTTCAGCCAGGACGGCGACATTGCGCCGATCCCAGAGCTGCTGCAGCTTGCGGAGCGGCATGACGCATTGCTCTACATCGATGATGCACACGGTACCGGCATCCTCGGTCCGCATGGCCATGGTGTGCTCGATCATTTCGGGGTTTCGAGCGACCGGATCATTTACATGGGTACGCTCAGCAAGGCCTACGGCGCGATCGGCGGATTCGTCGCGACCAATGCTGTGATCGTGGAGATCTTACGGCTGACCTGTTCGGCATATGGTTTCACCTCGACGCTGCCGCCGGATCAAGCGCTGGCGGTCAAGGCGGCCATCGATATCGTTGCCGACGAGCCGGAGCGGCGTGAGCGTCTCTGGACCAACCAGCGCCATTTCGTCAAACGTATGTCGCACCTCGATGACGTGCTCTTGGCGACGGAAACGCCGATCGTGCCGGTGCTTGTTCGCGACGCGGAGAAAGCCGACCAGATCACGGCTCTGCTGCACGAGGAGCGAATTCACGTCGACGCCATCAAGTTTCCGGCGGTCGCCGTCGACGGAGCGCGGATCCGCATCCAGATCAATGCGGACCATTCGATCGAAGACATTGACCGGCTGGTTGCGATCCTGAGCGACAACACCGACCTGCTGGCATCGGTGTCGCCGATGCGTTTGCGCCGCGCCTCGCGTCGCTGA
- the panD gene encoding aspartate 1-decarboxylase translates to MQVTMMKGKIHRARVTEADLHYEGSISIDRTLIDAAGFLINERVDIYNIDTGARFSTYVIEAPAGSGIIGLNGAAARLAMTGDKVIIVAYASFDEAEAKRFEPRVVLVDERNAPLAKK, encoded by the coding sequence ATGCAAGTCACCATGATGAAGGGGAAGATCCATCGCGCGCGCGTGACCGAGGCGGATCTGCACTATGAAGGTTCGATCTCGATCGACCGGACGTTGATCGACGCGGCTGGCTTCCTCATCAACGAGCGGGTCGACATCTACAACATCGATACCGGCGCCCGCTTCTCGACATATGTGATCGAGGCTCCCGCGGGCTCCGGCATCATCGGTCTGAACGGCGCCGCGGCCAGATTGGCGATGACCGGCGACAAAGTCATCATCGTCGCCTATGCCTCATTCGATGAGGCAGAGGCCAAGCGTTTCGAGCCGCGGGTCGTGCTGGTTGACGAGCGGAACGCGCCGCTCGCCAAGAAATAG
- a CDS encoding ABC transporter substrate-binding protein: MAMRRNWTPLTAAIGLALGLAMTVCTAHAQKSGGTLNLIVQPEPPTINLGINRLGPTSFVGSKIYEGLITFSPKLEPKPVLAESWTISPDGLTYTFNLRKGVTWHDGKPFTSADALFSFQKFLPAVFFRSKLVLSEAESITAPDDYTIVFKLKAPFPGFIQIFEATGGTIMPAHLYEGVTDYRNAASNQQFIGTGPFKVGEWRRGSFIRLVKNENYWDKGKPYLDDIYFHVIPDANSRSIAFETGKVDVLRAGDVENFDIKRLASEPNVELTDAGWEFLQPIGYLHLNNRRKPFNDVRVRQAVAHAIDRKFIIETIYAGFGREINGPFYSAKPYRDTSVETKYDYDPEKAKKLLDEAGLKPGPGGVRAEVDLIPLPYGEMWQRLAEYTREALGAVGIKANIASVDVAGWFQRMTTFNYDVGHNFVYTFGDASIGINQTYLTVNGDNTGTTGGNVQGYSNAEVDDILVKAAHENDPAARAKLYSRFQAIVTKEVPMVWTHEMVFPTIYRKKVHNLTSTGLGTNENFADVWVDR; this comes from the coding sequence ATGGCAATGCGACGTAACTGGACGCCCCTCACTGCAGCCATCGGTCTTGCCCTCGGTCTTGCCATGACCGTCTGCACTGCGCATGCGCAGAAAAGCGGCGGCACTCTCAACCTGATCGTGCAACCGGAACCACCGACCATTAATCTTGGCATTAATCGGCTCGGCCCCACGTCGTTCGTTGGCAGCAAGATCTATGAGGGATTGATCACCTTCTCGCCCAAGCTCGAGCCCAAGCCCGTTCTCGCCGAATCGTGGACGATCTCGCCGGATGGCCTCACCTACACATTCAATCTGCGCAAAGGCGTCACCTGGCACGACGGAAAACCGTTTACATCCGCCGATGCCCTGTTCAGCTTCCAGAAATTTCTCCCGGCGGTGTTCTTCCGCTCCAAGCTGGTGCTCTCGGAAGCCGAGAGCATCACGGCACCCGATGATTACACCATCGTCTTTAAGCTGAAGGCGCCCTTTCCCGGGTTCATCCAGATTTTCGAGGCGACCGGCGGCACCATCATGCCAGCCCACCTCTATGAGGGCGTAACCGACTATCGCAACGCCGCCTCCAATCAGCAATTCATTGGCACCGGCCCGTTCAAGGTCGGTGAGTGGCGTCGCGGCAGCTTCATCCGCCTGGTCAAGAATGAGAACTACTGGGACAAGGGTAAGCCGTATCTCGACGATATCTACTTCCACGTCATTCCCGACGCCAACAGCCGCTCGATTGCCTTTGAAACCGGCAAGGTGGATGTCCTGCGCGCCGGCGATGTCGAGAATTTCGACATCAAACGCCTCGCCAGCGAGCCCAATGTCGAGCTGACCGACGCCGGGTGGGAGTTCCTGCAGCCGATCGGTTATTTGCACCTGAACAACCGCCGCAAGCCGTTCAACGACGTTCGCGTCCGGCAAGCCGTCGCCCATGCCATCGATCGCAAGTTCATTATTGAAACGATCTATGCCGGCTTCGGACGCGAGATCAACGGCCCGTTCTACAGCGCCAAGCCCTATCGCGATACGTCCGTCGAGACCAAATACGATTACGATCCGGAGAAGGCGAAGAAGCTGCTCGACGAAGCTGGCCTCAAGCCTGGTCCAGGCGGCGTGCGTGCAGAAGTCGATCTCATCCCGCTGCCTTATGGCGAGATGTGGCAGCGGCTAGCCGAATATACGCGGGAGGCGTTGGGCGCCGTCGGTATCAAGGCGAATATCGCTTCAGTGGACGTCGCTGGATGGTTTCAGCGGATGACCACGTTCAACTACGATGTGGGACATAATTTCGTCTACACGTTCGGCGACGCGTCGATCGGAATCAATCAGACATATTTGACCGTCAACGGCGACAACACCGGGACCACCGGCGGCAACGTACAAGGCTACTCCAATGCCGAGGTGGACGATATCCTGGTCAAGGCAGCCCACGAGAACGACCCTGCAGCGCGTGCAAAACTCTATTCGCGCTTTCAGGCCATCGTCACCAAGGAGGTGCCAATGGTCTGGACCCATGAGATGGTGTTTCCGACCATCTACCGTAAGAAAGTTCACAACCTCACCAGCACGGGGCTCGGAACGAATGAGAATTTCGCCGATGTCTGGGTGGATCGCTAA
- a CDS encoding ABC transporter ATP-binding protein: protein MTDILLSIDRLSVALPAGSDRPYAIENVSLSLARGETVCVVGESGSGKSVLAQATMGLLPDNLPIATGRIVFDGKELTGLSEREYRNVRGVQIGMIFQEPMTSLNPVLTIGAQIDGALAAHGTLSSAQRQARGLDLLKMMRLPSPDTIGRRYVHELSGGQRQRVMIAMALANNPKLLIADEPTTALDVTTQKEILALLATLRRELDLAVLFITHDFGVVAEIADRVVVMKSGQVVEQGPVNTILRSPSDAYTQRLITAVPQLSPSVTTSRPEGPTVLQIDGLTKVYKGRANWLGTRRDSVRALDDVRLAVHRSEVVAIVGESGSGKSTLAQIVTGLLNPDAGHVRLNDQDLSSLSRRARRRLAPKIQMVFQDPFSSLNPRHTIERIITEAPIVHGATPAEAKADMLRLLSLVGLDASAAARYPHAFSGGQRQRIGLARALILKPDLLVADEPVSALDVSVQQQVLALLADIRRTLGLSILFITHDLRVAATVADRIAVMQHGRIVEQGPAAAILDRPTSDYARTLLAAIPGLAWERGRTTHEAPSISATSSKPARPH from the coding sequence ATGACGGATATCCTGCTCTCCATCGATCGGTTGAGCGTAGCGCTTCCGGCAGGATCGGACCGGCCCTACGCGATCGAGAACGTGTCGCTCTCGCTGGCACGCGGGGAGACAGTGTGCGTCGTCGGCGAGTCCGGTTCCGGAAAATCGGTGCTGGCCCAAGCCACGATGGGGTTACTCCCAGACAACCTGCCCATAGCGACAGGCCGCATCGTCTTCGACGGAAAGGAGCTGACGGGTCTCTCCGAGAGAGAGTATCGCAATGTTCGCGGCGTCCAGATCGGCATGATCTTTCAGGAGCCGATGACATCGCTCAATCCGGTGCTAACGATCGGTGCGCAGATCGATGGCGCATTGGCCGCCCACGGCACGCTTTCCTCCGCGCAACGGCAGGCGCGCGGCCTCGACCTTCTGAAGATGATGAGGCTGCCGTCGCCGGATACGATCGGCCGACGCTATGTGCACGAGCTTTCCGGGGGACAGCGACAACGCGTGATGATCGCGATGGCTCTGGCAAACAATCCCAAGCTCTTGATCGCCGACGAGCCGACAACCGCACTCGACGTGACGACCCAGAAGGAAATTCTCGCGCTGCTTGCGACGCTGCGCCGGGAACTGGATCTCGCTGTCCTGTTCATCACGCACGATTTCGGCGTCGTGGCGGAGATCGCCGACCGCGTTGTCGTCATGAAGAGCGGTCAAGTCGTCGAACAGGGACCGGTGAACACGATCCTTCGCAGCCCGAGCGATGCATATACGCAACGACTGATCACTGCCGTTCCGCAGCTGTCGCCGTCAGTCACCACCTCCAGACCGGAAGGCCCGACGGTCCTGCAAATCGATGGCCTGACCAAGGTTTACAAGGGGCGCGCCAACTGGCTCGGCACCCGGCGGGACAGTGTGCGCGCCCTGGATGATGTCCGCCTTGCTGTTCACCGCTCAGAGGTTGTCGCCATCGTCGGCGAATCCGGCTCCGGAAAGTCCACGCTGGCACAAATCGTCACCGGCCTTCTCAATCCCGATGCCGGGCACGTCCGGCTGAACGACCAGGACCTGTCGTCCCTCTCGCGGCGCGCACGCCGCCGGCTGGCGCCCAAGATTCAGATGGTGTTCCAAGATCCGTTTTCCTCCCTTAACCCACGCCACACGATCGAGCGGATCATCACCGAAGCGCCGATCGTGCACGGCGCGACACCCGCGGAAGCCAAGGCGGACATGCTACGCCTTCTCTCGCTCGTCGGCCTCGATGCATCGGCGGCGGCTCGCTATCCTCACGCCTTTTCCGGCGGGCAGCGGCAACGCATCGGCCTTGCCCGTGCGTTGATCTTGAAGCCCGACCTTCTCGTCGCGGACGAGCCAGTGTCCGCGCTGGACGTCTCTGTGCAACAGCAGGTCCTGGCGCTGCTTGCCGATATCCGACGCACTTTAGGTCTCTCGATCCTTTTTATCACCCACGACTTGCGGGTCGCAGCGACCGTGGCAGACCGGATTGCCGTCATGCAGCACGGGCGCATTGTCGAGCAAGGACCCGCGGCGGCGATTCTGGATCGACCGACGTCCGACTATGCGCGTACGCTGCTGGCGGCGATCCCCGGCCTGGCCTGGGAGCGTGGTCGCACCACGCATGAAGCGCCTTCGATCTCCGCCACGTCCTCCAAGCCGGCACGCCCCCATTGA
- a CDS encoding histone deacetylase family protein → MLVVYSDSHKLHSPRTAVYRGVPANYMEISERADALVGLVRARNHDVREPRHFGLAPVAKIHTPDYIAFLQNAYANWHKIVAAGGNASRDVAAHGFAVRQMNERPTSFQGQLGYYLSGSGVPIQEHTFDAAVTSAHVAVEAAEAIIAGSRQAYGLCRPPGHHAYADLAGGFCYFNNAAIAAQHLIEKVGRVAILDFDVHHGNGTQGIFYERNDVFFVSIHVDPNDAYPFYAGYRHQRGQGLGLGYNLNLPLPLASPDQVFLQAIQDGLAAIRAYDPAVLLISLGFDAFIDDPQKLLAVTTEGFRKTGQLVGAVNLPVLLIQEGGYNVEKLADNLDAFLDGFLGNRTV, encoded by the coding sequence ATGCTTGTCGTTTACTCGGACAGCCACAAACTGCATTCGCCTCGGACCGCTGTCTATCGCGGGGTTCCCGCGAATTACATGGAAATCAGCGAGCGCGCGGACGCGCTGGTTGGCCTCGTTCGCGCCAGGAACCACGACGTGAGGGAGCCGCGTCATTTCGGGCTCGCTCCGGTCGCGAAGATTCATACGCCCGACTACATCGCCTTCCTGCAGAACGCCTATGCCAACTGGCACAAGATCGTCGCAGCTGGTGGCAACGCGTCGCGTGACGTCGCCGCCCACGGGTTTGCCGTACGCCAGATGAACGAGCGGCCGACCAGCTTTCAGGGGCAGCTCGGATATTATCTCTCGGGTTCCGGCGTTCCGATCCAGGAGCACACATTCGACGCCGCAGTGACATCGGCACATGTCGCCGTCGAAGCGGCCGAAGCGATCATCGCCGGCTCACGGCAGGCCTACGGCTTGTGCCGTCCGCCCGGACATCATGCCTATGCCGATCTCGCCGGCGGCTTTTGCTACTTCAACAATGCCGCGATTGCGGCACAGCATCTGATCGAGAAAGTCGGCCGCGTAGCCATCCTCGATTTCGACGTTCACCATGGCAACGGCACGCAAGGCATTTTCTACGAACGGAACGACGTATTCTTCGTCTCGATCCATGTCGATCCGAACGACGCTTATCCGTTCTACGCCGGGTATCGCCATCAGCGCGGCCAGGGCCTCGGCCTTGGCTACAACCTCAACCTGCCGCTGCCGCTGGCCTCGCCCGATCAGGTGTTCCTGCAAGCCATCCAGGATGGCCTTGCCGCCATCAGGGCCTATGATCCCGCCGTGCTGCTGATTTCACTCGGCTTCGACGCTTTCATTGACGACCCGCAGAAGCTGCTCGCGGTCACCACCGAAGGCTTCCGCAAGACGGGGCAGCTCGTTGGCGCAGTCAATCTGCCGGTCCTGCTCATCCAGGAAGGCGGCTATAATGTCGAGAAGCTTGCCGACAACCTGGATGCATTCCTCGACGGCTTTCTCGGCAACCGTACGGTCTGA